Proteins encoded in a region of the Halictus rubicundus isolate RS-2024b unplaced genomic scaffold, iyHalRubi1_principal scaffold0028, whole genome shotgun sequence genome:
- the LOC143363237 gene encoding uncharacterized protein LOC143363237, translated as MSKDYTINELKEFLRARNLAVSGSKAELILRLEEYDNNIWMVLAAEREQQDEEEEDEIREMELLRRERDLARAQAMASPMGIGSVADGSSRSTLSANMSIRAIGDLLCDFDGSDGTFWKWEQQVRLLQTTYELDDKAAKVLISSKLKGRAANWLHSKSEHLVMDVDVILGNRVPIASDELIDYLIDGIADTRLREHTRISRFRTTADLLEAFEKITLETRGTASGDKKFYKRSSDLRGKPEQPKKTVRCFNCGEAGHVSPRCPKPKSREFGACFGCGSTTHQLKDCTRRAANQQEESGTRREPSIRKGSSPTTTANMVQPALPAPYLLSLSYVVTDRNDHSCKYSLNAMLDSGSPISFIKSGFVPVEARTPLPDNLCEFAGINGSRMEILGLFEREVEVEGIPIKLRFYVVPDNTMAFMAVLGRDFSSNSIIRLSFDNGFVVSRRENKSANDVDSAIEQILNIDCISEPVATPEKLRINPELDSVVVGQIKESFQSDYLQLKQSSTDKVDFEMNIVLKHDQPICFRPRRLSYADREKLQGLLDDLLDRKIIRPSESPYSSPIVLVRKKNGETRLCVDYRELNKITIKDNFPSQLIEDNIDQLKNKRYYTTLDLKDGYYNVRMADQAIKFTSFVTPIGQYEFLFCPFGLTNAPKPDDVGYHLN; from the exons ATGTCGAAGGACTACACCATCAACGAATTGAAGGAATTTTTGCGGGCACGAAACTTAGCAGTTTCAGGATCGAAGGCGGAATTAATCCTCAGGTTGGAGGAATACGATAATAACATTTGGATGGTACTTGCAGCAGAGCGAGAACAACaagacgaagaggaagaggacgaaATA CGCGAAATGGAGCTTCTCCGCCGCGAACGAGACCTAGCGAGGGCTCAAGCTATGGCGAGTCCAATGGGAATCGGAAGTGTAGCGGATGGTTCCAGTCGGAGTACGTTATCGGCGAACATGAGTATCCGTGCGATTGGCGACCTCCTTTGCGATTTTGACGGGTCCGACGGTACCTTTTGGAAGTGGGAGCAGCAAGTACGGCTCCTTCAGACCACCTATGAACTGGACGATAAGGCGGCAAAGGTGTTAATCAGTTCTAAATTAAAAGGACGTGCCGCGAATTGGCTCCATTCGAAGTCGGAACATCTCGTCATGGACGTTGAT GTAATTTTGGGAAATCGCGTGCCGATTGCAAGTGACGAATTGATAGATTACCTCATTGACGGTATCGCTGACACGCGGCTccgagaacataccagaatatcgCGGTTCCGAACGACTGCCGATCTATTGGAGGCGTTCGAGAAAATTACCTTGGAGACGAGAGGAACTGCCAGCGGCGATAAGAAGTTTTACAAAAGGAGCAGCGATCTACGTGGAAAACCCGAGCAGCCGAAGAAGACGGTGCGGTGTTTCAATTGTGGGGAGGCAGGGCATGTGTCCCCAAGATGTCCAAAACCGAAGAGTCGGGAGTTTGGAGCCTGTTTTGGATGCGGATCGACCACGCATCAACTGAAGGATTGTACGCGACGGGCAGCAAATCAACAAGAGGAGAGCGGTACACGAAGGGAGCCCAGCATCAGGAAGGGGTCCAGCCCGACGACGACGGCAAATATGGTACAACCAGCACTCCCGGCACCGTATCTGCTCTCACTAAGTTATGTTGTGACTGATAGAAACGACCATTCTTGTAAGTATTCGTTGAACGCAATGTTAGATTCGGGATCACCGATTAGTTTTATTAAAAGCGGTTTTGTACCCGTTGAAGCGCGAACTCCGTTGCCAGACAACCTATGTGAATTTGCAGGAATTAACGGTTCACGTATGGAAATATTGGGTCTTTTTGAACGCGAGGTTGAGGTCGAAGGAATTCCTATTAAATTAAGATTTTACGTAGTTCCGGATAATACTATGGCGTTTATGGCGGTATTAGGGCGAGATTTTTCTTCAAATTCCATAATCAGACTGTCATTTGATAACGGGTTCGTAGTATCTCGAAGAGAAAACAAGTCCGCGAACGATGTAGATTCGGCGATCGAGCAAATTTTGAACATTGATTGTATAAGCGAACCGGTTGCGACACCGGAGAAACTTCGAATTAACCCAGAATTGGATTCGGTGGTGGTGGGACAAATCAAAGAGTCGTTCCAATCGGATTATTTACAACTGAAGCAATCGAGTACTGATAAGGTCGATTTTGAAATGAACATAGTTTTGAAACATGACCAACCAATTTGTTTTAGACCGCGACGACTTTCATATGCCGATAGAGAAAAATTACAAGGTCTTTTAGATGATCTCTTAGACAGAAAAATCATTCGCCCGAGCGAATCACCGTACAGCAGTCCGATTGTTTTAGTACGGAAGAAAAACGGGGAAACCAGGTTATGCGTAGACTATCGGGAATTAAACAAAATCACAATTAAAGACAACTTTCCAAGTCAGTTAATTGAGGACAACATAGATCAAttaaagaataaacgatattaCACGACATTAGATTTGAAGGACGGATACTATAATGTCCGGATGGCGGATCAGGCGATTAAATTTACATCATTTGTCACTCCTATCGGGCAAtatgaatttttgttttgccCTTTTGGACTGACTAACGCCCCGAAG CCGGACGATGTCGGTTACCATTTAAATTGA